Proteins encoded by one window of Misgurnus anguillicaudatus chromosome 4, ASM2758022v2, whole genome shotgun sequence:
- the arhgap23b gene encoding rho GTPase-activating protein 23 isoform X4 — protein sequence MNGVAFCLVGIPTNAQTEAKGHKDGGSGQNPRTLTGEGVAWKGPRTVVLHKNSQGFGFTLRHFIVYPPDSALHTNLKDEENGNGKGGQKSRLEPMDTIFVKNVKENGPAHLAGLCTGDRLVKVNGESILGKTYSQVIALIQNSENVLELSIMPKDEDVIQLVSVYSQDAYLRGNEPYTGEAQNLPEPPLVCFPNSKPTTPQNHGLPDNLNCKPNPPLDKPSSGITGHCSEGLGTQRASPSHHRLTHHRARSSSSAGITVNPLDFHYTNHNAAIASATLPHPRKGSLPQARSELCHQALSDWYYSQAERPGFSMSHQHRSISQDRLSELGSSYGGWPHSASHDTLSLHYSAAEHSPHTDFYGLGRWGAPGTSGRSCSENLLAAYASYEHSYGRSLETLEKASALISPRYERTARPHQSTQPTRAEEHPGLANHRAVISTLPSSGRIGPQIQQAAPIKRLPAQTVDDQTVGYRSYSPSFCRKASHLMQQSHSFRDPSYTGPHLNWTPTPKTSPPESAPSSGRESSLSLVEPQGSTKMGTGVGGFVDEPVQAQIQEVVLRQKPPSGRKTPHGVRQPQYGLPLDSPESFTARTPASRSEDAVHQSNGGIAPLPVEQDSLAAIPFIDEPTSPSVDLCARHVPASSVVSSSLCQASAHTTSPVSPILSSPLPSLLYTDCSSKFNSYQVKFLQILLMAGNIKNSRRSSYLLAITTERSKSCDEGLNTFREEGRVFSRLPKRVKSFFADGSLESLRVAEEARTKRHSTSELGRFTLSDIKKDGWLHYKQILTEKGKKVGGGMRPWKRVFSVLRSNSLFLYKDKREAVLHAAGAGSHGNGQAEDEQPISIRGCLIDIAYSETKRKHTLRLTTQDFCEYLLQAEDRDDMLSWIRYIRENSKTDTEELGFSRQALINKKLNDYRKQSPTGNKPDTSPRIHRMMPPFLLSKTENTGVNRSPGKDESAPTKVPWGINIMKKGKKTGPKAFGVRLEDCPPAANNKFVPQIVETCCRLVEEMGLEYTGIYRVPGNNAMVSSLQDQLNKGMDINTAEERWQDLNVISSLLKSFFRKLPEPLFTDDKYIDFIDANRIEDAGDRLKTMRKLTRDLPDYYYHTLKFLIGHLKTIADNSEKNKMEPRNLALVFGPTLVRTSEDNMTDMVTHMPDRYKIIETLILHHVWFFSDELDKDEKTPEDQQDIQPVPNIDHLLSNIGRTVPLPDNSDSTNNDSAKTKETSTSKKDPSAKDFPLSIISAVTRKRKKRQSTCPPDSSDDEDSEHEPIKASNYEEMSEEKEVRENGRPLQQAEEETEEAGKMEGKQEQVGGEGEQLMEEKKVEDAIDVCEREQTGQIRSRRPRSFLYSHHQSASGLGASSQPTTSSSSTSSSPPQPSNILTRRKLRGERVRPHSMYVEQSRVVEEQSSGPVPASHTRSLGFSRVKASLVRGQERLRQAVSPSRSNREPSHQQGWMSREQANVLAPADGLRGHRQQSSPETRRRRRDWRRHTVLVNMPAEG from the exons GCTAAAGGCCATAAAGATGGAGGATCCGGTCAGAACCCTCGAACCCTTACAGGGGAGGGCGTGGCCTGGAAAGGACCCCGTACAGTGGTGCTGCATAAGAACTCTCAGGGTTTCGGTTTCACGCTACGGCACTTCATCGTCTATCCACCGGATTCTGCCCTCCATACTAATCTGAAG GATGAGGAAAATGGCAATGGCAAAG GAGGTCAAAAGTCTCGCCTGGAGCCGATGGACACCATATTCGTTAAGAACGTGAAAGAAAACGGTCCAGCCCATCTGGCAGGCCTATGCACAG GGGACCGGCTGGTGAAGGTGAATGGAGAAAGTATACTGGGGAAAACATATTCTCAGGTCATAGCACTGATTCAGAACAG TGAGAATGTGCTGGAGTTGTCCATTATGCCAAAAGATGAGGATGTGATACAGTTGGTAAGT GTGTATTCTCAAGATGCCTACTTGAGAGGAAATGAGCCATACACTGGAGAAGCCCAAAACCTTCCAGAACCTCCTTTAGTCTGCTTCCCAAACAGCAAACCCACCACTCCCCAGAATCACGGTCTTCCTGACAACCTGAACTGTAAACCCAATCCTCCTCTGGACAAACCCTCCTCTGGGATCACAGGACATTGCTCAGAGGGCTTAGGCACTCAGCGTGCATCCCCCAGCCATCATCGACTGACTCACCACCGCGCCCGCTCCTCATCTTCTGCAGGGATTACTGTGAACCCGCTAGACTTCCATTATACCAACCACAATGCGGCTATTGCTTCTGCCACACTTCCACACCCTCGGAAAGGGAGTCTTCCCCAAGCCCGTAGTGAACTTTGCCACCAGGCACTATCTGATTGGTACTACAGCCAAGCAGAGCGCCCGGGTTTTTCCATGTCCCATCAACACCGGAGCATTTCTCAAGACCGACTGTCTGAACTGGGAAGTTCTTATGGTGGGTGGCCACACAGCGCTTCTCACGACACCCTTTCTCTTCATTACAGCGCAGCCGAACACTCCCCGCATACAGATTTTTATGGGCTGGGTAGATGGGGTGCACCTGGGACTTCGGGACGTTCCTGCTCGGAGAATTTACTGGCCGCTTATGCTTCCTATGAGCATAGTTACGGCCGTTCGCTAGAAACTTTAGAAAAGGCTTCTGCTTTGATCTCGCCCCGTTATGAAAGAACTGCTCGGCCCCATCAAAGCACTCAGCCTACGAGGGCAGAGGAGCACCCTGGCCTGGCCAATCATCGTGCGGTTATTTCAACACTGCCATCCTCGGGGCGTATAGGACCTCAAATACAGCAAGCCGCTCCGATCAAACGTTTACCTGCACAGACTGTAGACGATCAGACGGTGGGCTATCGTAGCTACAGTCCCTCCTTCTGCCGAAAGGCCAGCCATCTTATGCAACAATCTCACTCCTTTAGGGATCCATCCTACACCGGACCTCACCTAAACTGGACCCCCACCCCTAAAACCAGCCCGCCGGAGAGTGCGCCATCCTCGGGGCGCGAGTCTTCTCTGTCACTGGTAGAACCCCAAGGCTCAACGAAAATGGGCACAGGGGTTGGCGGTTTTGTAGACGAGCCTGTTCAGGCACAGATTCAGGAGGTAGTGCTCAGACAAAAACCCCCTTCTGGCAGAAAGACCCCTCATGGGGTGCGACAGCCCCAATATGGTCTACCTTTGGATTCACCTGAATCTTTTACAGCAAGAACTCCTGCCTCACGGTCAGAAGACGCTGTGCACCAAAGTAATGGTGGTATTGCACCCTTGCCTGTGGAGCAGGACTCCCTGGCTGCCATACCCTTCATAG ATGAGCCCACCAGTCCCAGTGTAGACCTGTGTGCCCGCCATGTGCCAGCCTCCTCTGTGGTGTCCAGCAGCTTGTGCCAGGCGTCTGCCCACACCACCAGCCCCGTCTCTCCCATCCTGTCCTCCCCCCTTCCCAGCCTCCTCTACACAGACTGCA GCTCCAAATTTAACAGCTATCAAGTGAAATTTTTGCAAATATTACTAATGGCTG GCAATATCAAAAACAGCCGTCGCTCCTCTTACTTGCTTGCCATCACCACGGAGCGCTCCAAGTCATGTGACGAGGGCTTAAACACCTTCAGGGAGGAGGGGCGTGTTTTCTC GCGACTACCAAAAAGGGTCAAAAGCTTTTTCGCAGATGGG tCCCTGGAGAGTCTTCGAGTAGCGGAGGAAGCGCGAACTAAACGTCACTCAACCTCTGAACTAGGGAGATTCACTCTCAGTGACATCAAGAAAGACGGCTGGCTTCACTATAAACAGATACTTACAGAGAAAGGAAAG AAAGTGGGTGGTGGCATGCGGCCATGGAAACGCGTCTTCTCTGTGCTGCGCTCCAATTCGCTCTTCCTCTACAAAGACAAAAGGGAGGCGGTGCTTCACGCAGCTGGGGCGGGAAGTCACGGAAACGGGCAGGCGGAGGACGAGCAGCCAATCAGCATTCGCGGCTGCTTGATTGACATTGCTTACAGCGAGACAAAGCGCAAGCACACCTTGCGGCTGACGACGCAGGACTTCTGCGAGTATCTTCTGCAGGCGGAGGACCGTGATGACATGCTGAGCTGGATCAGATACATCAGAGAGAACAGCAAAACTGACACTGAG GAACTTGGTTTCTCCAGACAGGCTCTCATCAATAAAAAGCTAAATGACTATCGAAAACAGAG TCCAACAGGCAATAAGCCGGACACCTCTCCCAGGATCCATCGTATGATGCCACCTTTCCTGCTCTCAAAGACTGAAAACACAGGAGTGAATCGCTCCCCGGGGAAAG ATGAAAGTGCCCCCACTAAGGTTCCATGGGGTATTAACATCATGAAAAAAGGGAAGAAAACTGGTCCAAAAGCTTTTGGGGTTAGGTTGGAGGACTGCCCACCTGCTGCCAATAATAAG tTTGTACCACAGATTGTGGAGACCTGCTGTCGTCTGGTGGAGGAGATGGGTTTGGAATATACTGGCATCTATAGAGTGCCAGGAAACAATGCCATGGTGTCTTCCCTTCAGGACCAGCTCAATAAGGGGATGGATATAAACACTGCCGAAGAG AGATGGCAAGACCTGAATGTCATCAGTAGTCTATTGAAGTCCTTCTTCAGAAAGCTTCCAGAACCTCTCTTTACAGATG ATAAATATATTGACTTCATAGATGCCAACCGCATAGAAGATGCAGGGGACCGTTTGAAAACCATGAGGAAATTA ACACGTGACCTTCCTGATTACTACTATCACACACTGAAGTTTCTGATCGGTCACCTGAAAACAATTGCGGATAATTCGGAGAAGAATAAG atgGAGCCCAGGAACCTTGCTCTGGTGTTTGGCCCAACGCTGGTGCGGACCTCAGAAGACAACATGACCGACATGGTCACTCACATGCCGGACCGCTATAAGATCATAGAAACTCTTATTTTACAC catGTGTGGTTCTTCAGTGATGAGCTGGATAAGGACGAGAAG ACACCAGAGGACCAGCAGGACATACAGCCTGTTCCAAACATTGACCATCTACTGTCTAACATTGGCAGGACGGTGCCACTGCCAGATAACTCTG ATTCCACCAACAACGACTCAGCTAAAACTAAG GAAACTTCGACTTCCAAAAAAGACCCGAGTGCCAAGGACTTCCCCCTGTCAATCATATCAGCTGTGACCCGGAAGAGAAAGAAACGCCAAAGCACCTGCCCCCCAGACAGCAGCGATGATGAAGACTCTGAGCATGAGCCAATCAAAGCCAGCAACTATGAAGAGATGTCTGAGGAAAAAGAGGTGAGAGAGAACGGACGCCCATTGCAACAGGCAGAAGAAGAGACTGAGGAAGCAGGCAAGATGGAGGGGAAACAAGAACAGGTTGGCGGAGAAGGTGAGCAATTGATGGAGGAGAAGAAGGTGGAGGATGCGATAGATGTTTGTGAAAGGGAACAGACAGGTCAAATTCGGTCTCGGCGACCTCGCAGCTTCTTATATTCGCACCACCAGAGCGCGTCAGGGCTCGGAGCCTCCTCGCAACCAACCACCTCCTCTTCCTCCACCTCCTCCAGCCCACCACAACCCTCAAACATTCTCACCAGGAGGAAACTCAGAGGGGAAAGAGTGCGACCTCACTCCATGTATGTGGAGCAGAGCAGAGTCGTAGAGGAGCAGAGCTCCGGGCCGGTGCCTGCCTCTCATACCCGCTCTCTCGGATTCTCAAGAGTCAAAGCCTCTCTTGTTAGAGGTCAAGAGAGGCTCCGTCAAGCAGTGTCGCCCAGCAGGAGCAACAGGGAGCCCTCTCACCAGCAGGGCTGGATGAGTCGAGAACAGGCCAATGTTTTGGCCCCAGCCGACGGCTTAAGGGGTCATCGCCAGCAGAGCTCACCGGAGACACGCAGAAGGAGAAGAGACTGGAGGCGTCACACAGTGTTGGTTAATATGCCTGCTGAGGGATGA
- the arhgap23b gene encoding rho GTPase-activating protein 23 isoform X5, whose product MAQAKGHKDGGSGQNPRTLTGEGVAWKGPRTVVLHKNSQGFGFTLRHFIVYPPDSALHTNLKDEENGNGKGGQKSRLEPMDTIFVKNVKENGPAHLAGLCTGDRLVKVNGESILGKTYSQVIALIQNSENVLELSIMPKDEDVIQLVSVYSQDAYLRGNEPYTGEAQNLPEPPLVCFPNSKPTTPQNHGLPDNLNCKPNPPLDKPSSGITGHCSEGLGTQRASPSHHRLTHHRARSSSSAGITVNPLDFHYTNHNAAIASATLPHPRKGSLPQARSELCHQALSDWYYSQAERPGFSMSHQHRSISQDRLSELGSSYGGWPHSASHDTLSLHYSAAEHSPHTDFYGLGRWGAPGTSGRSCSENLLAAYASYEHSYGRSLETLEKASALISPRYERTARPHQSTQPTRAEEHPGLANHRAVISTLPSSGRIGPQIQQAAPIKRLPAQTVDDQTVGYRSYSPSFCRKASHLMQQSHSFRDPSYTGPHLNWTPTPKTSPPESAPSSGRESSLSLVEPQGSTKMGTGVGGFVDEPVQAQIQEVVLRQKPPSGRKTPHGVRQPQYGLPLDSPESFTARTPASRSEDAVHQSNGGIAPLPVEQDSLAAIPFIDEPTSPSVDLCARHVPASSVVSSSLCQASAHTTSPVSPILSSPLPSLLYTDCSSKFNSYQVKFLQILLMAGNIKNSRRSSYLLAITTERSKSCDEGLNTFREEGRVFSRLPKRVKSFFADGSLESLRVAEEARTKRHSTSELGRFTLSDIKKDGWLHYKQILTEKGKKVGGGMRPWKRVFSVLRSNSLFLYKDKREAVLHAAGAGSHGNGQAEDEQPISIRGCLIDIAYSETKRKHTLRLTTQDFCEYLLQAEDRDDMLSWIRYIRENSKTDTEELGFSRQALINKKLNDYRKQSPTGNKPDTSPRIHRMMPPFLLSKTENTGVNRSPGKDESAPTKVPWGINIMKKGKKTGPKAFGVRLEDCPPAANNKFVPQIVETCCRLVEEMGLEYTGIYRVPGNNAMVSSLQDQLNKGMDINTAEERWQDLNVISSLLKSFFRKLPEPLFTDDKYIDFIDANRIEDAGDRLKTMRKLTRDLPDYYYHTLKFLIGHLKTIADNSEKNKMEPRNLALVFGPTLVRTSEDNMTDMVTHMPDRYKIIETLILHHVWFFSDELDKDEKTPEDQQDIQPVPNIDHLLSNIGRTVPLPDNSDSTNNDSAKTKETSTSKKDPSAKDFPLSIISAVTRKRKKRQSTCPPDSSDDEDSEHEPIKASNYEEMSEEKEVRENGRPLQQAEEETEEAGKMEGKQEQVGGEGEQLMEEKKVEDAIDVCEREQTGQIRSRRPRSFLYSHHQSASGLGASSQPTTSSSSTSSSPPQPSNILTRRKLRGERVRPHSMYVEQSRVVEEQSSGPVPASHTRSLGFSRVKASLVRGQERLRQAVSPSRSNREPSHQQGWMSREQANVLAPADGLRGHRQQSSPETRRRRRDWRRHTVLVNMPAEG is encoded by the exons GCTAAAGGCCATAAAGATGGAGGATCCGGTCAGAACCCTCGAACCCTTACAGGGGAGGGCGTGGCCTGGAAAGGACCCCGTACAGTGGTGCTGCATAAGAACTCTCAGGGTTTCGGTTTCACGCTACGGCACTTCATCGTCTATCCACCGGATTCTGCCCTCCATACTAATCTGAAG GATGAGGAAAATGGCAATGGCAAAG GAGGTCAAAAGTCTCGCCTGGAGCCGATGGACACCATATTCGTTAAGAACGTGAAAGAAAACGGTCCAGCCCATCTGGCAGGCCTATGCACAG GGGACCGGCTGGTGAAGGTGAATGGAGAAAGTATACTGGGGAAAACATATTCTCAGGTCATAGCACTGATTCAGAACAG TGAGAATGTGCTGGAGTTGTCCATTATGCCAAAAGATGAGGATGTGATACAGTTGGTAAGT GTGTATTCTCAAGATGCCTACTTGAGAGGAAATGAGCCATACACTGGAGAAGCCCAAAACCTTCCAGAACCTCCTTTAGTCTGCTTCCCAAACAGCAAACCCACCACTCCCCAGAATCACGGTCTTCCTGACAACCTGAACTGTAAACCCAATCCTCCTCTGGACAAACCCTCCTCTGGGATCACAGGACATTGCTCAGAGGGCTTAGGCACTCAGCGTGCATCCCCCAGCCATCATCGACTGACTCACCACCGCGCCCGCTCCTCATCTTCTGCAGGGATTACTGTGAACCCGCTAGACTTCCATTATACCAACCACAATGCGGCTATTGCTTCTGCCACACTTCCACACCCTCGGAAAGGGAGTCTTCCCCAAGCCCGTAGTGAACTTTGCCACCAGGCACTATCTGATTGGTACTACAGCCAAGCAGAGCGCCCGGGTTTTTCCATGTCCCATCAACACCGGAGCATTTCTCAAGACCGACTGTCTGAACTGGGAAGTTCTTATGGTGGGTGGCCACACAGCGCTTCTCACGACACCCTTTCTCTTCATTACAGCGCAGCCGAACACTCCCCGCATACAGATTTTTATGGGCTGGGTAGATGGGGTGCACCTGGGACTTCGGGACGTTCCTGCTCGGAGAATTTACTGGCCGCTTATGCTTCCTATGAGCATAGTTACGGCCGTTCGCTAGAAACTTTAGAAAAGGCTTCTGCTTTGATCTCGCCCCGTTATGAAAGAACTGCTCGGCCCCATCAAAGCACTCAGCCTACGAGGGCAGAGGAGCACCCTGGCCTGGCCAATCATCGTGCGGTTATTTCAACACTGCCATCCTCGGGGCGTATAGGACCTCAAATACAGCAAGCCGCTCCGATCAAACGTTTACCTGCACAGACTGTAGACGATCAGACGGTGGGCTATCGTAGCTACAGTCCCTCCTTCTGCCGAAAGGCCAGCCATCTTATGCAACAATCTCACTCCTTTAGGGATCCATCCTACACCGGACCTCACCTAAACTGGACCCCCACCCCTAAAACCAGCCCGCCGGAGAGTGCGCCATCCTCGGGGCGCGAGTCTTCTCTGTCACTGGTAGAACCCCAAGGCTCAACGAAAATGGGCACAGGGGTTGGCGGTTTTGTAGACGAGCCTGTTCAGGCACAGATTCAGGAGGTAGTGCTCAGACAAAAACCCCCTTCTGGCAGAAAGACCCCTCATGGGGTGCGACAGCCCCAATATGGTCTACCTTTGGATTCACCTGAATCTTTTACAGCAAGAACTCCTGCCTCACGGTCAGAAGACGCTGTGCACCAAAGTAATGGTGGTATTGCACCCTTGCCTGTGGAGCAGGACTCCCTGGCTGCCATACCCTTCATAG ATGAGCCCACCAGTCCCAGTGTAGACCTGTGTGCCCGCCATGTGCCAGCCTCCTCTGTGGTGTCCAGCAGCTTGTGCCAGGCGTCTGCCCACACCACCAGCCCCGTCTCTCCCATCCTGTCCTCCCCCCTTCCCAGCCTCCTCTACACAGACTGCA GCTCCAAATTTAACAGCTATCAAGTGAAATTTTTGCAAATATTACTAATGGCTG GCAATATCAAAAACAGCCGTCGCTCCTCTTACTTGCTTGCCATCACCACGGAGCGCTCCAAGTCATGTGACGAGGGCTTAAACACCTTCAGGGAGGAGGGGCGTGTTTTCTC GCGACTACCAAAAAGGGTCAAAAGCTTTTTCGCAGATGGG tCCCTGGAGAGTCTTCGAGTAGCGGAGGAAGCGCGAACTAAACGTCACTCAACCTCTGAACTAGGGAGATTCACTCTCAGTGACATCAAGAAAGACGGCTGGCTTCACTATAAACAGATACTTACAGAGAAAGGAAAG AAAGTGGGTGGTGGCATGCGGCCATGGAAACGCGTCTTCTCTGTGCTGCGCTCCAATTCGCTCTTCCTCTACAAAGACAAAAGGGAGGCGGTGCTTCACGCAGCTGGGGCGGGAAGTCACGGAAACGGGCAGGCGGAGGACGAGCAGCCAATCAGCATTCGCGGCTGCTTGATTGACATTGCTTACAGCGAGACAAAGCGCAAGCACACCTTGCGGCTGACGACGCAGGACTTCTGCGAGTATCTTCTGCAGGCGGAGGACCGTGATGACATGCTGAGCTGGATCAGATACATCAGAGAGAACAGCAAAACTGACACTGAG GAACTTGGTTTCTCCAGACAGGCTCTCATCAATAAAAAGCTAAATGACTATCGAAAACAGAG TCCAACAGGCAATAAGCCGGACACCTCTCCCAGGATCCATCGTATGATGCCACCTTTCCTGCTCTCAAAGACTGAAAACACAGGAGTGAATCGCTCCCCGGGGAAAG ATGAAAGTGCCCCCACTAAGGTTCCATGGGGTATTAACATCATGAAAAAAGGGAAGAAAACTGGTCCAAAAGCTTTTGGGGTTAGGTTGGAGGACTGCCCACCTGCTGCCAATAATAAG tTTGTACCACAGATTGTGGAGACCTGCTGTCGTCTGGTGGAGGAGATGGGTTTGGAATATACTGGCATCTATAGAGTGCCAGGAAACAATGCCATGGTGTCTTCCCTTCAGGACCAGCTCAATAAGGGGATGGATATAAACACTGCCGAAGAG AGATGGCAAGACCTGAATGTCATCAGTAGTCTATTGAAGTCCTTCTTCAGAAAGCTTCCAGAACCTCTCTTTACAGATG ATAAATATATTGACTTCATAGATGCCAACCGCATAGAAGATGCAGGGGACCGTTTGAAAACCATGAGGAAATTA ACACGTGACCTTCCTGATTACTACTATCACACACTGAAGTTTCTGATCGGTCACCTGAAAACAATTGCGGATAATTCGGAGAAGAATAAG atgGAGCCCAGGAACCTTGCTCTGGTGTTTGGCCCAACGCTGGTGCGGACCTCAGAAGACAACATGACCGACATGGTCACTCACATGCCGGACCGCTATAAGATCATAGAAACTCTTATTTTACAC catGTGTGGTTCTTCAGTGATGAGCTGGATAAGGACGAGAAG ACACCAGAGGACCAGCAGGACATACAGCCTGTTCCAAACATTGACCATCTACTGTCTAACATTGGCAGGACGGTGCCACTGCCAGATAACTCTG ATTCCACCAACAACGACTCAGCTAAAACTAAG GAAACTTCGACTTCCAAAAAAGACCCGAGTGCCAAGGACTTCCCCCTGTCAATCATATCAGCTGTGACCCGGAAGAGAAAGAAACGCCAAAGCACCTGCCCCCCAGACAGCAGCGATGATGAAGACTCTGAGCATGAGCCAATCAAAGCCAGCAACTATGAAGAGATGTCTGAGGAAAAAGAGGTGAGAGAGAACGGACGCCCATTGCAACAGGCAGAAGAAGAGACTGAGGAAGCAGGCAAGATGGAGGGGAAACAAGAACAGGTTGGCGGAGAAGGTGAGCAATTGATGGAGGAGAAGAAGGTGGAGGATGCGATAGATGTTTGTGAAAGGGAACAGACAGGTCAAATTCGGTCTCGGCGACCTCGCAGCTTCTTATATTCGCACCACCAGAGCGCGTCAGGGCTCGGAGCCTCCTCGCAACCAACCACCTCCTCTTCCTCCACCTCCTCCAGCCCACCACAACCCTCAAACATTCTCACCAGGAGGAAACTCAGAGGGGAAAGAGTGCGACCTCACTCCATGTATGTGGAGCAGAGCAGAGTCGTAGAGGAGCAGAGCTCCGGGCCGGTGCCTGCCTCTCATACCCGCTCTCTCGGATTCTCAAGAGTCAAAGCCTCTCTTGTTAGAGGTCAAGAGAGGCTCCGTCAAGCAGTGTCGCCCAGCAGGAGCAACAGGGAGCCCTCTCACCAGCAGGGCTGGATGAGTCGAGAACAGGCCAATGTTTTGGCCCCAGCCGACGGCTTAAGGGGTCATCGCCAGCAGAGCTCACCGGAGACACGCAGAAGGAGAAGAGACTGGAGGCGTCACACAGTGTTGGTTAATATGCCTGCTGAGGGATGA